The segment CGAGGAGGCCGGCGGAGACCTTCGTCTGGCGCCGCTCGTGTCCTACCCCGAGACCGTGCGACTGGCGTTGATGCTCGCGGCCCGGGAACGCCGTCGCATGCGAAGGGCCTGGAGCGTCGAACACGACAGGGCGTGGCTTGCTGCCGTGGGCGCCATGCTGGAGGAGTGGCAGATGCCCGCGGCTCTAGCGCTGGCGCCCGTGGAGATCTGGATGCAGCACCACAGCATGCCCCCGCTGCACCGGAGCGTCAGCCGGCCGGTGCAGGGCAAGTGGCGTCGGCTGCCCGCGCCGCTGCCTCACGAGGATGCGTCTTCGGGCATGCACCTGGAGCGGCTGACGTGCTTGCCGTGGCGGTTCGGCGACGAACCCCCGGAAGCGGACGAGACGATGGCCTGGTCCGTCGCGGGCCGTGCCTGATCGTACGGGTGCGGAAGGCCGGGGCGCTGAGGGTGCGCGTTGAACCGGCTCTCACACGGGGTCCTGCTCGGGGTCGGGCGCGGCCCAGATCGACACCATGGGGATGGGGTCGCTTGGCTGGGCGCCAGGACCCCAGCCACCGACGACGGTGACGCCCGGCGTGCTGGTCCGCGGACCGGGAAAGTAGCCGCAGCGAAGTCCGAAGAAGACCGGGGTGGGCAGACCCTTCCGGTCGAATCGGATGAGAGGGCCCGTAGCCAGCCAGGGGTACTTGGCTCGCATGGCCTCCTCATCGGTGCCGGAGAACAGGGCGACGTTCAGCTTGGACGTACCGCCCTCGCCGGGACCGGGCACGACGAGATCGAGATCCGGCGCCTGAGCGGAGGGGTTTTTGACCAGCGGCAGGCCTGAGAGGTCGAAGCAGGTGATGGAGGCGATGTGGCCGCCAGAGGGATCGTGGAGAGGGCGGCCCATCACGGCGGGGAGCCGGTTGTTCTTTGCTCGAGGCCCGATGTAGACGTGGGTCTGTCCACTGCCGTGCAGCGACATCTTCAGTTCGTCGAATTTTGCGTCCTTGTGGCGCTCCGCCTCGACGTTGACGCTCTGGTCTGGCGCCACGGCCGGGGTGACGGAGCCGTACGCGGTCCATCCCTCGCCCACGTACGGGCGTATGTAAAGACTCGCGTCGCCTGGGTTCGTCAGTCGTGCCCAGGACAAATGAGCGACCTGAGCGAAACCGTCGTCGTGGGCCGCGATGATGCGTACGGACTCGATGCCGTGGGCTGGGAGCCGGGCTGATGCGGTGGTCATGGGTGCACAACCTAATCCGCATTTCGTGGGGGTGGGGACCTGACGGATGTGTGTGGTGTCACCGGCAGGGGGTCCGCCGCGGGGTCGCGGCTGGGATCGGTGGCTGGAAAGAGGCTTGGAGCGCAGGGGGTCTGTACAGATGGCCGCTTGTGATCGGCTGCTGTCGGTGGGCTGGGATCATCAAGTGCACAGGTGTAGGGGAAGGGGCTGATGGCTTTGGCGGACGGTGTACGCCGGGCGAGCCGGTGGCAGGATGCGGTGCGGCTGCTGCTCCTGATCGATGCTTCGGCGAAGCCGGTGTCTGGGGACCTGTCAGCTCCTGCCACTGCGGTGGGGGTGGTGCGGACGCAGGTGCGTCTGCAGAAGCTGGATTTCTGGCTGCGGTATCCGGACTGCTCGTTCCATCAGGCTCCGAACCAATTGATTCACCTCTACGAGGTGCTGGAGTTCGAACGCCTCACGACGCCGGCGCAGCTCCTCCTGCGCGACGGCCCTCCGCTCTGCCCGCATGCCTCGCAAGTTCATGAAGGTGTTGAGCTGAGTCGCCAGAATGCCACCAACGAAGGCCACGGCCGTCCACCAAAGGGGCACCTCGTTCATGCTCGAAGTCTAGAGACGATCCCCTGACCTCATCGGCTGTGACACCGGGCCGTGTATCCCTGGTTCGTAGAAAGATCCCGGATCGGCAGGGCGTCAGTCGCAGGTACCGGACTGCAAACCACGTGCTAGCAAGGGACACCGGCGCTCCGCCTCTGCACGGTTCGATTGACCTCATCCGACGGAAATGCGAAGACAGGCTCTCCGCCTTCTTCGGGACCTGGCCGCGTGGGACACGGTCGAGTGCCGATGGACCATACCGATCACAGACTGTTGGTTTTGGCAACGAGGTCGGCAAGTACCTGCTGGCCGAGGTAGCGCGTGACAGCATGCGGTTCGGCAACGCCGTTGTTGACTGTTTCGTCGCGGATGAAGGGCGCGACGGATGCAAGTCCTGAGTGGGCGACGATGTCGCCGGCAGCTCGGAGGTTCACCCAGTCAACGCCCTCTGGCAGTTTCAGGGCGTCCTCGCATCCCAGTGAGCGGCGTACGGTCAGCCAGCTGAGTGGGGAACCGCAGGTGACGAGCGTGGTGAGGCCTTCTGGACCGGGGCCTATGTCCTGGCGGGTGAGCATGTCGTAGGCGATGACGCTGCCGAGGGAGTGCGCGATGACGAGGCGGGGGCCGGGGCGGTGAAGTTCGGCGCGGACTTCACCGCAAATACGCTCGCCAATGTCGTGGTGGAGATACCGGTACACCTGGCGTATGGGCTTGAGCAGACGGCGGCCCATGTCACGGCCGATGGTGCGGTCGGCGGCTGCGAGTGCCTGGGCAACGGGGCGTGGGGTGTAGGGGATGCCCAGGCCGAGGGTGTCTGTGGGAATGTCCTGGGGGTCGGTCCCGGGTGGGATGTATTCCGCGAGGGTGTTGAGGACGAAGGCCTCCTCCTCGTCGGTGAAAGGTTCGTTGTCCTCGACCAGCGGAGCACTGGTGGGTGAGCTCAGGTGCCGGCTCGGGGTGCGGAAGAGGTGCCCGTAGTAGGCGACGGTGAGTGGCGGGACGGGGCATGCGGGTCCGTGATGGGTCCGCAGGCCCTTGGTGAGGGCTGCGGACCAGTCGGCGGAGAGATTCGTGCTGGTGGTCTTGCCTTGCCAGATGCCGTGGATCCCCACGATGTGCATGCTTCGTCTCCCCCGACTCTGGGCCTGTACAGAAGATCTGTCGTGCGGGGATCGTAGCTGGGTGCTGGTCTGTGGGGGTGGTTAGGGTGCAGGGGCAAGGCGGTTCCCCGGGGTGAGACAGGTGTGGCGGTGCAGGGTCCTCGACAGCTGGTGATTGTTGCGGTGGATGACTACTTCACCGGAGATGAAGATTTCGCTGCCAGGATTCGTGGACAGGTGGAGACGGTCACGCAGTGGCTGGCGGCTCCGGCGCTGGATGCTGAGCGGCGGTTCAAGACTGCGCAGTCCAAGCTGGGTTCAGCTGGCGACCTTCGCGCGTTTCTGGTCGAGCAGGAGCTGACGAGTCCCGCATGGGGCGAGGCGGTGGTGGTCTACATCACCGGGCACGGGGTGCGGGGCCCTTCCGGGCGTCACTACCTGACGTTCGGGGATACCTGCGACGACCGCCTTCTGGGCACGGCGTTTCCTACGAGTGAGCTGATCACGCAGATCCTGGACAGTGAAGCGGAACATATATTGGTGCTGGTCGACTCCTGCTTCGCCGGCAGCCTGGACAGTGAGCTGAGCAGAGTTCTGGAGGATCTGTCTGCCGCCCGCAGAGGTCTGAAGACTCTGGGTGTTGTCGCCACTGGCGATTTTCATCAGTCGCCCCGTGTGGGTGAGTTCACCGAGCTGCTCGGGAAGGTGCTGGCCAAGGCGAGTGACGAGTCGGCCGGGTTCACTGCTCCTCATCTGTCGTTCGAGGAGTGGGACGGGCTTCTGCGGGCCGTGGGTGACGAGAACCCGTGGCTGATCGAGGCGATATGGGTGTGGCCGCGTTCACGTCGCGACGTGCCGAGCCTGTGTTTGCCCAACCCTCGCTACGTGGCCCCAGAGCAGGTAGTGCAGGCGCCCCGGCAGCCGTTGGCTCTCTCTGTACCGGTCTTGGACCAGTTCTGGCTCAGCCGGGCCTCCGGTCGTACCGGTGACAGCGATCCGGGCTGGTACTTCAGCGGGCGTCAGACGCTGATGAAGCGGCTCGTGAACTTCGTTTCCGACGGCGAGGGTGTACTGGTCGTCACCGGCGCCGCAGGGTCGGGAAAGTCTGCGTTGCTGGCACGACTTGTCACTCTGAGCGACCCCCTTTTCGCCCTCGAATCCCGGTTCACGGATGTAGTGCACGGGATCCCTGAGGAGCTGCGCCCGGGGTTGGGGTCGGTGGATGCGGCAGTGGTCGCCCGGGGGAAATCGTCCCTGGAATTGATCGAGGACCTGCTGACCGCGTTCGGCAGGACGTCCCAGGATGCTCCTCCCCTGCAGGTGCTCCTGGAACACCTCCTCGAGGTCGGCACCGCCTTGGCGAGACCCGTCACTCTGGTTGTCGACGGCGTGGACGAGGCGCAGCAGCCTCTTTCGGGATTGTCGGATGTGATCCTCCCCTTGGCACGGCTGCGGAGGAAGGACGGCAGTCTGGCCGTCCGTCTGATGCTGGGCATGCGTAGCTCGGCGCAGGATGCCGGGGACGGGAAGCTGATCGATGTGGTGGCTGATCAGCTGCTCGATGCTCTGCATGGGCTCTTGCGGGCGGGCGGGGTGGAGCTGGGGGTTCCGTTGTCGCAGGTCCGCACAGACGGTGACGAGAGCGTGGAGGACATCACCGCGTACGTGCGGGCGTTGTTGCAGGCGCAGGAGAGCAGCCCCTATCACGGCCTCGACGGCGTGGCCGCTCAGACATCGGAGGTGATCGCGCGGGCGGTGTTCCCGTCGTTCCTCGACGCTCGGCTGGCCGCGGCACAGCTGCGGAGTGCTGCTGGGGTCCAGGACACGGGGGACCGTGAGTGGCGGGAGCGTCTGCAGCAGGGGACGCTGGCGTTGTTCAGGAGTGATCTGCGGCAGGTCGCTCTTGATACCTCGGTCGGGATCGGCGTGCTGTTGTCCGTGCTGCGCGCCACTGCGTTCGGGCAGGGGGCTGGGCTGCCGTGGGCGGACGTGTGGCCAGCGGTGGCGTCCGCGCTGCTGGGGTCGGACGCGTCTGCGCAGCCGGGGCTGGATGAGGTCATCAGAACGGTGCAGAACAGTCGTCTGGTGGGTTACCTCGCCTCCGGAGAAGAAGACGGACGGGTCACCTATCGGCCGGCTCACCAGCGGCTGGCTGAAGTCTTGCTGGAGTATCCGGGTGACCTTGCGTATGGGCCGGACCGGGATGCGTCTGACGGCTGGACCGCCGTGGTGGAGGGCTTCCCAGGGCCGGTGCAGGGTCACAGGGCGATCGCTGTGGTCTGCTCCGATCTCGCACGAGAGGCAGCCCCTGGGGTCCCGCATCCCTATGTGCGCCGCTATACGGTGGCCCACGCAGATGCCGGGGGCGTTCTGAATGACTCGATCATGCCGATCTCCCTGGCGGCTCGTGAGAGCTCGGGAACGGTGCGAGCTCGGCTGGGCATGCCTTTGCCTGTGGAGGACAGCACGCGGCGGGTGCTGTCGGCTGCGGGGTTGATCGAGCCTTACGTGGATGGGTCTGTCGACGTGGCTTCCCGACTGAGTTCTCTGCGGTTCCATCTGGCAACCGCCAGCGGCTCAGAGGCAGTTCTTTCTGGTCGCCCGCCTGAGGATGCCGCCGGCTTGGGGGCCGGCGACTGGATGACGCCGGTGGCGGTGCAGTGGCAGCCACGGGCCAACGTGATCGCATCGCCCGATTCTCATGTGTTCACCCTGTGCACAGTCGGGACGCCGGACGGCCGCAGCCTCATCGTTGCAGGCGTACGCGACGGAATCGCGGTGTGGGATGCAGCCAGCGGCAAGCAGGTGGTGCAGATCGACACAGGGCTGGTCAGGGACGTCTGCGTGATCAAAGCGGCCGGGGGCCGATCGTTCCTGGTGGCCGCCGGCGAGCAGGGGGCTGGGGTGTTCGACCCTGTATCAGGAAGGCGACTGGCAGCCTGGAGCGGCTCCGGCGCCCACCATGTTCACGTTCTGCGGGACGGCCGCGACCGGTGGCAGGTAGCCATCATGACCGCGCACGAGGCCGTTGTCTGGCATCCCTCGGATGATCACTACCGTGCAGTCGTCGGCCCTTCCGGCCGGAACGTGAATACGGCCGCGTGGCTGCGCAGCCCTGAAGGACACATGGTGCGGCTGCTGAGAGATCGTCCCGGTTTCCTACTGCACGACCCGCTTACCGGGGAGTCTTCGCAGGTGCCGCTGGAGTCCGCCGCGACCCTTCCGATGGCAGCGGCACCCGGTCCTGCCGGCTACGACCTGCTGGCGGTCGCACGCCAGAGCAAGGTGGAGCTGTTGGACCCCTTCACAGGAGAGAAGCAGTATCTTCCCGTGCGGGGAGGAAAGGCCGTGACGCTGACGTTGCCTGACGGCCGGCGCGCGCTGGGCCTGAAGAAGGGCCGCTCGCTCACGGTCTGGGACACGTCTGTCGTCAATCCGGCGGTGATAGCGAGCTTTGACTGCGAGCCCGGCTCTCAGGTCACCCTGGTCGCGCTGCAGGATGGCGCCTGGGGGCTGGCGGCCACCAGCGACGAGGGTGTCCTGCTGGTACGCGAGCGTAGAGAGGACGCTCAGGAGGAACCTCGCCCGACGGCCCCGGTTCCTGGGCGGCCGCGGTTGACGGCCGCTGTCACGGCGCAGGACGGGCGGCAGTGGGTGGCTGCGACGCACAGCGATGGCGTGCGTCTGACGGATCCTGTCAGCGGTCAGACTCTGGGGTTTCTGAAGTGTTCCTCGCCGGTGCAATGCCTGGAAGGGCTGCCTGACCTGGGCAACGGCCCTTCGGTGGCGGTTTCCCACAACGGCGGGCTGGTGCTGTGGCAGCCGCAGGCCGGGCACGCCCAGAACATCGCGGGAGCCCCTCTGGCGCCTATCGCCTGTCTGGCCGCCAGGCTCGCCAACGGTACGCCCGTGCTGTTTGTCGCCGGCCACGACGGCATAGGGGCCCTTGACCTCCTCAGCAGCACATGGACGTACTTCGAGCCGCCCGCGCGGGAACGCGTGAGCGAACTGGTGGCGTATCCGTCCCTGGCAGCCTGCACAAAGATCATCGGTGTGGCCAAGAGACGCATGGGCGCGTGGGATGCGCTCAGCGGATCGGCCATCACACAGATCGGGCTCCCTCTCAGTGCGGGGCGAGGCGCATGCGTGGTACCTGTCAAAGGCAGGGCACCCCTGGTGGCGGTGGGCGCCGGGCGAGAGGTGACGCTGTGGGACGTCCACGGCTGGAAGCCCGTCGGATGGATCGACACCCCGCTGACCACTGCGGTCGCGCCTGTCCAGCGAGACGATGGGGCATGGCTGCTGGCGACCGGCAACGGCACAGGGCTGCGGTTGTGGGATCCGCTGAGCGGAGGGCTGGTGCACTCCGTACTGACCGCCGCGCCGGTGACCGGCATCGCACAGACGACCGATCGCGGCAATCTGCTGCACATCAGCGGTCCGGCCGGGGAGGCGTCCCTTCGTTGGCATCTGGGCGACTGCCCCGTGTGAACGGGACGGCTGCAGCTCGGACGGATGCCAAGAAGTTTTCGTGCCGGAAGCAGCCGGGATCGTTGAGCGGCCGCCGTGCGTCCGTACCCACACCACCTGGGCCATGTGCCCGCTCAGCCATCTGGAACGAAGCAGCCGAGCGGGCGAGCAGTCGCTAGAGTCACTGCACGGACAGGTTGCGGGGCAGGTGGGTGTACAGGTGAGCGGGCCGATGACGGCAACGCGGCGGCTCGTGGTGGTCAGCGTCAGTGACTACGGGGACGACGACAGCGTCTTCGCCGAGAACATCGCCGCCCAGGTTTCCGTGGTGACCGGCTGGTTGTCGTCACCCACGCTGCCCGATGCCGGCCGGTTCGAGGTGTCGCAGCCTGAGAAGCTGGAGCAGGTGGACGATCTGCGCCGGTTCCTGCTGGAGCAGGATCTGGCGTCCGCTGGGTACGACGAGGCTCTGGTCGTCTATGTCACCGGGCACGGGGTGACGAGCACAGCCGGCCACCATTACCTGACCTTCGCCCGGACCGAACCCGGGCGGCTGCTCGGCACCGCCTTCCCGACCCGGGAGCTGGTCTCCGCCGTTTTGGACAGCGAGGCCGAGCACATCCTGGTTCTGGTGGACTCCTGCTTCGCCGGCACGCTGGGGGCCGAGGTGGCTGCTGTCGTCAATGACCTGACGGCCGCGCGCCGTGGGCTGCCGACGCTCGCGGTCATCACCAGCGGCGATGTGCATCAAATGCCCCATGTGGGCGAGTTCACCCGGCTGATCGCTCTGGGCCTTGCGAAGGCAGCGGGCGAGGAGGCCGGGTATGTGCGCTCCCACCTGTCGCTGGCGGAGTGGGAGCAGGTCCTGGCTCAGGTGAGTGCGGAACATCCGGAGCTGATCGAGCCGGTGTGGGTGTGGCCGCGTTCGCGTAAGTCGGTCGCCAGTGCGTGTCTGCCCAATCCTGCCTTCCATGCGGTGGAGCCG is part of the Streptomyces sp. NBC_00094 genome and harbors:
- a CDS encoding ATP-binding protein produces the protein MAVQGPRQLVIVAVDDYFTGDEDFAARIRGQVETVTQWLAAPALDAERRFKTAQSKLGSAGDLRAFLVEQELTSPAWGEAVVVYITGHGVRGPSGRHYLTFGDTCDDRLLGTAFPTSELITQILDSEAEHILVLVDSCFAGSLDSELSRVLEDLSAARRGLKTLGVVATGDFHQSPRVGEFTELLGKVLAKASDESAGFTAPHLSFEEWDGLLRAVGDENPWLIEAIWVWPRSRRDVPSLCLPNPRYVAPEQVVQAPRQPLALSVPVLDQFWLSRASGRTGDSDPGWYFSGRQTLMKRLVNFVSDGEGVLVVTGAAGSGKSALLARLVTLSDPLFALESRFTDVVHGIPEELRPGLGSVDAAVVARGKSSLELIEDLLTAFGRTSQDAPPLQVLLEHLLEVGTALARPVTLVVDGVDEAQQPLSGLSDVILPLARLRRKDGSLAVRLMLGMRSSAQDAGDGKLIDVVADQLLDALHGLLRAGGVELGVPLSQVRTDGDESVEDITAYVRALLQAQESSPYHGLDGVAAQTSEVIARAVFPSFLDARLAAAQLRSAAGVQDTGDREWRERLQQGTLALFRSDLRQVALDTSVGIGVLLSVLRATAFGQGAGLPWADVWPAVASALLGSDASAQPGLDEVIRTVQNSRLVGYLASGEEDGRVTYRPAHQRLAEVLLEYPGDLAYGPDRDASDGWTAVVEGFPGPVQGHRAIAVVCSDLAREAAPGVPHPYVRRYTVAHADAGGVLNDSIMPISLAARESSGTVRARLGMPLPVEDSTRRVLSAAGLIEPYVDGSVDVASRLSSLRFHLATASGSEAVLSGRPPEDAAGLGAGDWMTPVAVQWQPRANVIASPDSHVFTLCTVGTPDGRSLIVAGVRDGIAVWDAASGKQVVQIDTGLVRDVCVIKAAGGRSFLVAAGEQGAGVFDPVSGRRLAAWSGSGAHHVHVLRDGRDRWQVAIMTAHEAVVWHPSDDHYRAVVGPSGRNVNTAAWLRSPEGHMVRLLRDRPGFLLHDPLTGESSQVPLESAATLPMAAAPGPAGYDLLAVARQSKVELLDPFTGEKQYLPVRGGKAVTLTLPDGRRALGLKKGRSLTVWDTSVVNPAVIASFDCEPGSQVTLVALQDGAWGLAATSDEGVLLVRERREDAQEEPRPTAPVPGRPRLTAAVTAQDGRQWVAATHSDGVRLTDPVSGQTLGFLKCSSPVQCLEGLPDLGNGPSVAVSHNGGLVLWQPQAGHAQNIAGAPLAPIACLAARLANGTPVLFVAGHDGIGALDLLSSTWTYFEPPARERVSELVAYPSLAACTKIIGVAKRRMGAWDALSGSAITQIGLPLSAGRGACVVPVKGRAPLVAVGAGREVTLWDVHGWKPVGWIDTPLTTAVAPVQRDDGAWLLATGNGTGLRLWDPLSGGLVHSVLTAAPVTGIAQTTDRGNLLHISGPAGEASLRWHLGDCPV